The following is a genomic window from Deinococcota bacterium.
AGGAGGTCTGGGCGCGCTACGAGCGCCCGCTCTTCGTGGCCGAGACGAGCCACTTCGGCGTCGGCCGGGCGGCCTGGCTGCGCGCCGTCACCACCGAGGTGCAGACGGCGCGCGCACTGGGCGTGCCGCTCCTGGGCGTCTGTCTCTACCCCATCCTGGACCGGCCGGACTGGGACCGGCCGAGGCACTGGCACCACAGCGGGCTCTGGGACCTCAGACCAAAGGAAGACGGCAGGCTCGAGAGGGTGCTCGAGCCCGGCTACGCCGCCGAGCTGCGGCGCTCACAAGAGCTGATCGCGGGCGACGAGGCTGGTTCGGAGGTCAGCGCCACTAGGCGCAGGAGCTAGTGCTTCTAACCGAGGTGGAGACGCAGGCCACCCCATCCTGAGACCGCCTCCCGGACCTTCGGAGGCCGGCGCTCGAGGACCGGAGCAAGCTGCTTGAGCAAGCAGCTTGCTATAGTGTCCAGCGGACAGAAGAGCTTTAGCAGTAAGCGCTTTAGGAGTAAGCGCTTTAGGAGTAAGCCTTATGAACAGCGCGCACGCCTACCCCCGACCTCAACTCGTCCGCTCAGGCTGGCTCTCGCTCAACGGCCCCTGGGACTTCGCCTTCGACCCGGACGCCCGCTGGCGGCTGCCGACTGAGGTTTCCTGGACGGAGCAAATCACCGTGCCCTTCGCGCCGGAGACCGCGGCCAGCGGCCTCGGCGACACCGGCTTCTACTGCGCCTGCTGGTACAAGCGAAGCTTCGAGGCGCCCTCCCTGGGGCCGGGAGAGCGCCTGGTGCTTCACTTTGGCGCCGTCGACTACGCGGCGACGGTGTGGGTGAACGGCTTTATGGTGGCAGAGCACCGAGGCGGCTACACCCCCTTCAAAGCCGACCTCACCCCCTACCTGGGGGCCTCCGGCCCGCAGACGGTGGTGGTCCGCGCCGGGGACGACCCCCACGACCTCGCCAAGCCGCGCGGCAAGCAGGACTGGCTCCTAGAGCCCCACTCGATCTGGTACCCGCGCACCACCGGCATCTGGCAAACGGTGTGGCTCGAGACCCTGCCCGCCACCGCCATCGGCAAGCTGCGCTGGACCGCCAACTTGGAACGCTGGGAGATCGCCCTCGACGCGGTGACGGAAGGGCTGCGCCGCGACGACCTGAGGCTGCACGTCAAGCTCGCCATCGGCGACCTCGTCCTCGCCGACGACAGCTACGCGGTCATCTCGGGCGAAGTGCACAGGCGCATCGCGCTCTCCGACCCCGGCATCGACGACTACCGCAACGAACTGCTCTGGAGCCCCTCGCGCCCCACCCTCATCGAGGCCAAGCTCGAGCTCCGCGACCAGCGCGGCGAGAGGCTCGACGCGGCAGCGAGCTACACCGCCCTCAGGTCGGTGACCACGCAGGAGGACCGCTTTCTCCTGAACGGCCGCCCCTATCCCCTGCGGCTGGTCCTCGACCAGGGCTACTGGCCGGGGACCGGCATCACCGCGCCGAGCGACGAGGCTTTGAG
Proteins encoded in this region:
- a CDS encoding glycoside hydrolase family 2; translated protein: MNSAHAYPRPQLVRSGWLSLNGPWDFAFDPDARWRLPTEVSWTEQITVPFAPETAASGLGDTGFYCACWYKRSFEAPSLGPGERLVLHFGAVDYAATVWVNGFMVAEHRGGYTPFKADLTPYLGASGPQTVVVRAGDDPHDLAKPRGKQDWLLEPHSIWYPRTTGIWQTVWLETLPATAIGKLRWTANLERWEIALDAVTEGLRRDDLRLHVKLAIGDLVLADDSYAVISGEVHRRIALSDPGIDDYRNELLWSPSRPTLIEAKLELRDQRGERLDAAASYTALRSVTTQEDRFLLNGRPYPLRLVLDQGYWPGTGITAPSDEALRRDVELAKAMGFNGVRKHQKIEDPRYLYWADQLGLLVWEEMPSAYRFR